A window from Streptomyces subrutilus encodes these proteins:
- a CDS encoding S8 family serine peptidase: MTLESPSSISGARRVARVAAAAGLVAALCATGAMPAFAAGTADGPRATPPVKSAEEKLGSADAELLQEAKAKGDATVTVMVATAPGQTKQVADQLDAVQGASVGRTYDDLGYVRATLPTGKADAALKAAAKLSSVHGIDLRHEIQLPDPRPDAGSEPSAAKKTAAKTYAAPDKNTPAKNPYNPSFETGAVDFVKQNPKADGRGVTIGIMDSGVDLGHPALQKTTTGERKIVDWVTATDPITDNDATWRAQITPVTSTGGTFTAGGQSWKAPEGTFQWSRFSESITATGDMKGDVNRDGDTTDRFGLLYDVAAGTVRVDTDQDGDFTNNEPMKPYKDGYQIGYFGTDNPATEVAERIPFVIEIRKDVPMDPLGGDWIGKKADFVNVGIIESEHGTHVAGITAANSLFGGKMNGEAPGAKLVSSRACSWSGGCTNIALTEGMIDLVVNRGVDIVNMSIGGLPALNDGNNARSELYKNLIDTYGVQLVISAGNEGPGVNTIGDPGLADKVISVGAAVSKDTWAANYGSEVSKKYNMFPFSSRGPREDGGFTPTITAPGAAINTIQTWLPGAPVAEAGYTLPAGYGMLQGTSMSSPQAAGASALLISAAKQNNVKLDPAGLRVALTSTAKKIADVPAHAQGSGLIDVIGAWESIQRGAKANEFAVKAPVDTAIDQFLKTPGFGTGLYDREGGLKVGQKKVYDVVVTRTTGVKYGTRHDLSWRNNDGTFKVVGGYDYVTLPLNKPVTIKVEAKATSAGVHSGILQLDDETTEGIDKQVLATVVAATPLAKPSFTLSDTSSVQRNSHKSYFVTVPQGAKTLEVALGGLKPGSQTRFISIHPYGLGVEDSATTQCYPNYNNPANTCRPDLRSYADPQPGVWEIEVESRRTSPLLDNPYKLDVSVLGAAFDPAVKVLPEVKQGTPAPVQWTVKNDAAAISGGKLKGGPLGSAKVAKPTITTGQTQTSEVTIGAGVSRLDIAIGKTSDTGADLDLDVYKDGVKVGTSADGDSEEAVSLVNPAAGTYTIQVLGYAIPSGSTTYDYRDVYFSAGLGSVQVDENAAVNLANGATAQVSANVLVNSAAPEGRQFFGQVQLLNARGTAAGTGSVQIEKVLP; encoded by the coding sequence ATGACCCTCGAATCCCCCAGCTCCATATCCGGGGCCAGACGCGTGGCCCGTGTCGCGGCCGCCGCGGGCCTCGTGGCCGCGCTCTGCGCGACCGGAGCCATGCCCGCCTTCGCGGCGGGCACCGCGGACGGCCCCCGTGCCACCCCGCCGGTGAAGTCCGCCGAGGAGAAGCTCGGTTCCGCCGACGCGGAGCTGCTGCAGGAGGCCAAGGCCAAGGGTGACGCGACCGTCACCGTCATGGTCGCCACGGCGCCCGGCCAGACCAAGCAGGTGGCCGACCAGCTCGACGCCGTCCAGGGCGCCTCGGTGGGCCGGACGTACGACGACCTCGGCTACGTCCGCGCCACCCTGCCCACCGGCAAGGCCGACGCCGCGCTGAAGGCCGCCGCCAAGCTGTCCTCCGTGCACGGCATCGACCTGCGGCACGAGATCCAGCTGCCGGACCCGCGCCCCGACGCGGGCAGCGAGCCCTCCGCCGCCAAGAAGACCGCGGCCAAGACCTACGCGGCGCCGGACAAGAACACCCCGGCGAAGAACCCGTACAACCCGTCCTTCGAGACCGGTGCGGTGGACTTCGTCAAGCAGAACCCGAAGGCCGACGGCCGCGGCGTGACCATCGGCATCATGGACTCCGGCGTCGACCTCGGCCACCCGGCGCTCCAGAAGACCACCACCGGCGAGCGCAAGATCGTCGACTGGGTCACGGCGACCGACCCGATCACGGACAACGACGCGACCTGGCGCGCCCAGATCACCCCGGTCACCTCCACCGGCGGCACCTTCACCGCGGGCGGCCAGAGCTGGAAGGCCCCCGAGGGCACCTTCCAGTGGAGCCGCTTCAGCGAGTCGATCACCGCCACGGGCGACATGAAGGGCGACGTCAACCGGGACGGGGACACCACCGACCGGTTCGGCCTGCTCTACGACGTCGCCGCCGGCACCGTCCGCGTCGACACCGACCAGGACGGCGACTTCACGAACAACGAGCCGATGAAGCCGTACAAGGACGGCTACCAGATCGGCTACTTCGGCACGGACAACCCGGCGACCGAGGTCGCCGAGCGCATCCCGTTCGTGATCGAGATCCGCAAGGACGTCCCGATGGACCCGCTGGGCGGTGACTGGATCGGCAAGAAGGCCGACTTCGTCAACGTCGGCATCATCGAGTCCGAGCACGGCACGCACGTCGCCGGCATCACCGCCGCGAACAGCCTCTTCGGCGGCAAGATGAACGGCGAGGCGCCCGGCGCCAAGCTCGTCTCCTCGCGCGCCTGCAGCTGGAGCGGCGGCTGCACCAACATCGCGCTGACCGAGGGCATGATCGACCTCGTCGTCAACCGCGGCGTGGACATCGTCAACATGTCCATCGGCGGCCTCCCCGCGCTGAACGACGGCAACAACGCGCGCTCGGAGCTCTACAAGAACCTCATCGACACCTACGGCGTCCAGCTCGTCATCTCGGCGGGCAACGAGGGCCCCGGCGTCAACACCATCGGCGACCCCGGTCTCGCGGACAAGGTCATCTCCGTGGGCGCCGCGGTCTCGAAGGACACCTGGGCCGCCAACTACGGCTCCGAGGTCAGCAAGAAGTACAACATGTTCCCCTTCTCCTCGCGCGGTCCGCGTGAGGACGGCGGGTTCACGCCGACCATCACCGCCCCCGGTGCGGCTATCAACACCATCCAGACCTGGCTGCCGGGCGCGCCCGTGGCCGAGGCCGGATACACCCTGCCGGCCGGCTACGGCATGCTCCAGGGCACCTCGATGTCCTCACCGCAGGCGGCGGGCGCCAGCGCCCTGCTGATCTCGGCCGCGAAGCAGAACAACGTCAAGCTGGACCCGGCGGGCCTGCGCGTGGCCCTCACCAGCACCGCGAAGAAGATCGCCGACGTCCCGGCCCACGCCCAGGGCTCCGGTCTGATCGACGTCATCGGCGCGTGGGAGTCCATCCAGCGCGGCGCCAAGGCCAACGAGTTCGCCGTCAAGGCCCCGGTCGACACCGCGATCGACCAGTTCCTGAAGACCCCGGGCTTCGGCACCGGCCTCTACGACCGCGAGGGCGGCCTCAAGGTCGGCCAGAAGAAGGTCTACGACGTCGTCGTCACCCGCACCACGGGCGTCAAGTACGGCACGCGGCACGACCTGAGCTGGCGCAACAACGACGGCACCTTCAAGGTCGTCGGCGGCTACGACTACGTCACCCTGCCGCTGAACAAGCCCGTCACCATCAAGGTCGAGGCCAAGGCCACGTCGGCCGGCGTGCACAGCGGCATCCTGCAGCTGGACGACGAGACCACCGAGGGCATCGACAAGCAGGTCCTCGCGACGGTCGTCGCCGCGACCCCGCTGGCGAAGCCGTCCTTCACGCTGTCCGACACCTCCTCGGTGCAGCGCAACAGCCACAAGTCGTACTTCGTCACCGTCCCGCAGGGCGCCAAGACCCTTGAGGTCGCCCTCGGCGGTCTGAAGCCGGGCAGCCAGACCCGCTTCATCTCGATCCACCCGTACGGCCTGGGCGTCGAGGACAGCGCGACGACGCAGTGCTACCCGAACTACAACAACCCGGCGAACACCTGCCGCCCCGACCTGCGCTCCTACGCGGACCCGCAGCCGGGCGTCTGGGAGATCGAGGTCGAGTCGCGCCGTACGTCGCCGCTGCTCGACAACCCGTACAAGCTGGACGTCTCCGTGCTCGGCGCGGCCTTCGACCCCGCGGTCAAGGTCCTGCCCGAGGTCAAGCAGGGCACCCCGGCGCCGGTCCAGTGGACCGTCAAGAACGACGCGGCGGCCATCTCGGGCGGCAAGCTCAAGGGCGGCCCGCTCGGCTCCGCGAAGGTCGCCAAGCCGACCATCACCACCGGTCAGACCCAGACCAGCGAGGTCACGATCGGCGCGGGCGTCTCCCGTCTCGACATCGCGATCGGCAAGACGTCCGACACGGGCGCCGACCTCGACCTGGACGTGTACAAGGACGGCGTCAAGGTCGGCACCTCCGCCGACGGCGACTCCGAGGAGGCCGTGAGCCTGGTCAACCCGGCCGCGGGCACCTACACCATCCAGGTGCTGGGCTACGCGATCCCGTCCGGCTCCACCACGTACGACTACCGCGACGTGTACTTCTCGGCCGGACTGGGCTCGGTCCAGGTCGACGAGAACGCCGCGGTGAACCTCGCCAACGGCGCCACCGCGCAGGTTTCGGCGAACGTCCTGGTCAACAGCGCGGCCCCCGAGGGCCGGCAGTTCTTCGGCCAGGTCCAGCTGCTCAACGCCCGCGGCACCGCCGCCGGCACCGGCAGCGTGCAGATCGAGAAGGTCCTCCCGTGA
- a CDS encoding CGNR zinc finger domain-containing protein, translating into MTAADPRPLTGEPVALDLLNTRWTEDGAPRDLFAGAAGLSRVEGLAVWLRGAGLADRFRADAPTLVHLMTARAALERAVAAPADAGARALVDAVLEHGRIRVTLDAEGPGERAEFADPAWGPAWTAAHGYLELLGAAVGRIRTCAAGGCALRWWDATGEGTRRRCATAACTDRPKVI; encoded by the coding sequence ATGACGGCGGCGGACCCACGACCCCTGACCGGGGAGCCGGTCGCCCTCGACCTGCTGAACACCCGCTGGACCGAGGACGGAGCACCCCGGGACCTCTTCGCGGGCGCGGCCGGGCTGAGCCGGGTCGAAGGGCTCGCCGTCTGGCTGCGCGGCGCCGGCCTCGCCGACCGGTTCCGCGCCGACGCCCCGACCCTCGTGCACCTGATGACCGCGCGCGCGGCCCTGGAGCGGGCGGTGGCCGCTCCCGCCGACGCGGGTGCGCGCGCCCTGGTCGACGCCGTCCTGGAGCACGGCCGCATCCGCGTCACCCTGGACGCCGAAGGCCCAGGCGAGCGCGCCGAGTTCGCCGATCCCGCCTGGGGTCCCGCCTGGACGGCCGCGCACGGCTACCTGGAGCTGCTGGGCGCGGCGGTCGGCCGCATCCGCACCTGCGCCGCCGGGGGCTGCGCGCTGCGGTGGTGGGACGCGACCGGCGAGGGCACCCGGCGCCGGTGCGCGACGGCCGCCTGCACCGACCGACCGAAAGTGATCTGA
- the pepN gene encoding aminopeptidase N — MPGENLSRDEARGRAELLSVDGYEVVLDLRSAVDEAEPAEGPRTFRSVTTIRFRAATPGAATFADLIAPSVNAVTLNGQALDTAAVFDGSRIALDGLAAENVLVVDANCAYSRTGEGMHRFVDPEDGEVYLYTQYEPADARRVYANFEQPDLKAPYRFEVAAPEGWQVWSNGAEESRDGAVRRFAETAPISTYITCVVAGPYHYVTDTYTRGDLTIPLGALCRKGLARHFDADDVFLVTKQGFDLFHEIFDYPYPFGKYDQAFVPEYNLGAMENPGMVTFREEYIFRGKVTQASYERRANVILHEMAHMWFGDLVTMKWWDDLWLKESFADFMGSFGLVEATRFDQAWVTFANSRKAWAYRADQLPSTHPITADIRDLEAAKLNFDGITYAKGAAVLKQLVAYVGREAFLEGARRYFKANAYGNTTLDDLLSVLAEVSGRDMAEWSRAWLQTAGVNALTPVVTYDAGGRLTELAVVQEGDELRPHRVAVGLYRQVPDGTLARYARAGVDVAGARTVVAELAGLERPDLILVNDEDLTYCKIRFDETSLATLRGHLGDLTDPLARALSWSALWNLTRDGLMPARDFVSLVLAHAGRETDVGVLQMLHAQTLTAVTHYAAPDWREQGGRELAAGALHELRLAEPGSEHQLTWARFFAASAATESDFRLLLGLLDGSARIDGLDVDQELRWDFLLPLAAHGAVDEAALDAELARDDTASGKRHQVRCLAARPSAAVKDQAWAAVVESDALSNALVEATIAGMQQPSQRELLDGYAGRYFEVIERVWAQRSIQIAMDVVKGLYPSLRDGQATVDATDAWLEAHPAAPPALRRLVLESRDDLARALRAQRCDAAAAPDAV; from the coding sequence GTGCCCGGAGAGAATCTGTCCCGCGACGAGGCCCGAGGACGGGCCGAGCTGCTGTCCGTCGACGGGTACGAGGTCGTCCTCGACCTGCGGTCCGCGGTGGACGAGGCCGAGCCGGCCGAGGGTCCCCGGACCTTCCGCTCGGTGACCACGATCCGCTTCCGGGCCGCGACCCCGGGCGCCGCCACCTTCGCGGACCTGATCGCCCCCTCGGTGAACGCGGTCACCCTCAACGGGCAGGCCCTCGACACCGCCGCCGTCTTCGACGGGTCGCGGATCGCGCTCGACGGGCTCGCCGCCGAGAACGTCCTGGTGGTGGACGCGAACTGCGCGTACAGCCGGACGGGCGAGGGCATGCACCGCTTCGTGGACCCGGAGGACGGCGAGGTCTACCTCTACACCCAGTACGAGCCGGCGGACGCCCGGCGCGTGTACGCCAACTTCGAGCAGCCGGACCTGAAGGCCCCCTACCGCTTCGAGGTGGCCGCGCCCGAGGGCTGGCAGGTGTGGAGCAACGGCGCGGAGGAGTCGCGGGACGGCGCGGTGCGCAGGTTCGCCGAGACCGCCCCGATCTCCACCTACATCACCTGCGTGGTCGCGGGCCCGTACCACTACGTGACCGACACCTACACGCGCGGGGACCTGACGATCCCGCTGGGCGCCCTCTGCCGCAAGGGCCTGGCCAGGCACTTCGACGCGGACGACGTGTTCCTCGTGACGAAGCAGGGCTTCGACCTGTTCCACGAGATCTTCGACTACCCCTACCCCTTCGGGAAGTACGACCAGGCCTTCGTGCCGGAGTACAACCTGGGCGCGATGGAGAACCCGGGGATGGTGACCTTCCGCGAGGAGTACATCTTCCGCGGGAAGGTCACGCAGGCCTCGTACGAGCGCCGGGCGAACGTGATCCTGCACGAGATGGCCCACATGTGGTTCGGCGACCTGGTCACCATGAAGTGGTGGGACGACCTGTGGCTGAAGGAGTCCTTCGCGGACTTCATGGGCTCCTTCGGGCTCGTCGAGGCCACCCGCTTCGACCAGGCCTGGGTCACCTTCGCCAACAGCCGCAAGGCGTGGGCCTACCGCGCCGACCAGCTGCCGTCCACGCACCCGATCACGGCCGACATCCGCGACCTGGAGGCCGCGAAGCTGAACTTCGACGGGATCACGTACGCCAAGGGCGCGGCCGTGCTCAAGCAGCTCGTCGCCTACGTGGGGCGGGAGGCGTTCCTGGAGGGCGCGCGGCGCTACTTCAAGGCGAACGCGTACGGGAACACCACCCTGGACGACCTGCTGTCGGTGCTCGCCGAGGTCTCCGGGCGGGACATGGCCGAGTGGTCGCGGGCCTGGCTGCAGACGGCCGGCGTGAACGCGCTGACGCCGGTGGTGACGTACGACGCCGGCGGCCGCCTGACCGAGCTGGCGGTGGTGCAGGAGGGGGACGAGCTGCGCCCGCACCGGGTCGCGGTCGGCCTGTACCGGCAGGTTCCGGACGGCACCCTGGCGCGGTACGCGCGGGCCGGGGTGGACGTGGCGGGCGCCCGGACGGTGGTGGCGGAGCTGGCCGGGCTGGAGCGGCCCGACCTGATCCTGGTCAACGACGAGGACCTCACCTACTGCAAGATCCGCTTCGACGAGACCTCGCTGGCCACCCTGCGCGGCCACCTCGGCGACCTCACGGACCCGCTGGCGCGGGCGCTGAGCTGGTCGGCGCTGTGGAACCTCACGCGGGACGGCCTGATGCCGGCGCGCGACTTCGTCTCGCTGGTCCTGGCGCACGCGGGCCGGGAGACGGACGTCGGCGTGCTGCAGATGCTGCACGCGCAGACCCTGACGGCCGTCACCCACTACGCGGCGCCCGACTGGCGCGAGCAGGGCGGCCGCGAGCTGGCCGCGGGCGCGCTGCACGAGCTGCGGCTGGCCGAGCCTGGCTCGGAGCACCAGCTGACGTGGGCCCGCTTCTTCGCGGCGAGCGCGGCGACCGAGAGCGACTTCCGGCTGCTGCTGGGGCTGCTGGACGGTTCGGCCCGGATCGACGGGCTGGACGTGGACCAGGAGCTGCGCTGGGACTTCCTGCTGCCGCTGGCCGCGCACGGCGCGGTGGACGAGGCGGCGCTCGACGCCGAACTGGCCCGGGACGACACGGCCTCGGGCAAGCGGCACCAGGTGCGCTGCCTGGCGGCGCGCCCGTCGGCGGCGGTCAAGGACCAGGCGTGGGCGGCGGTGGTGGAATCCGACGCGCTGTCGAACGCGCTGGTCGAGGCGACGATCGCGGGCATGCAGCAGCCGTCGCAGCGCGAGCTGCTGGACGGGTACGCCGGGCGGTACTTCGAGGTGATCGAGCGGGTGTGGGCGCAGCGGTCGATCCAGATCGCGATGGACGTGGTGAAGGGGCTGTACCCCTCGCTGCGGGACGGACAGGCCACGGTGGACGCGACGGACGCCTGGCTGGAGGCCCACCCGGCGGCTCCGCCGGCCCTGCGGCGGCTGGTCCTGGAGTCCCGTGACGACCTGGCCCGCGCGCTGCGCGCCCAGCGGTGCGACGCGGCGGCGGCCCCGGACGCCGTCTGA
- a CDS encoding DsbA family protein, with protein sequence MTDTQDREKTPVDFWFDPLCPWAWMTSRWMVEVEQVRDVEVRWHVMSLAVLNENKLDELPETYRELLGPKGWAPVRVVVAAQQKHGEEITGKLYTALGTKIHNEGRGPTREVIADALAEVGLPAELLAYADSDEYDEVLRASHNDGIDRVGQEVGTPVISVPGADGAEVAFFGPVVTPAPRGEAAARLWDGTLLVASTPGFYEIKRTRTQGPSFE encoded by the coding sequence ATGACCGACACCCAGGATCGCGAGAAGACCCCGGTCGACTTCTGGTTCGACCCGCTGTGCCCCTGGGCCTGGATGACCTCGCGCTGGATGGTCGAGGTCGAGCAGGTCCGCGACGTCGAGGTCCGCTGGCACGTCATGAGCCTGGCCGTCCTCAACGAGAACAAGCTCGACGAGCTGCCCGAGACCTACCGCGAGCTGCTCGGCCCCAAGGGCTGGGCCCCGGTCCGCGTGGTCGTGGCGGCCCAGCAGAAGCACGGCGAGGAGATCACCGGCAAGCTCTACACCGCCCTCGGCACCAAGATCCACAATGAGGGCCGCGGCCCGACCCGCGAGGTCATCGCCGACGCCCTGGCCGAGGTCGGCCTGCCGGCCGAACTGCTCGCGTACGCGGACTCCGACGAGTACGACGAGGTGCTGCGCGCGTCCCACAACGACGGCATCGACCGGGTGGGCCAGGAGGTCGGCACGCCGGTGATCTCCGTCCCCGGCGCCGACGGCGCAGAGGTGGCCTTCTTCGGCCCGGTCGTCACCCCGGCCCCGCGCGGCGAGGCCGCGGCCCGACTGTGGGACGGCACCCTGCTCGTCGCCTCCACCCCGGGCTTCTACGAGATCAAGCGCACCCGCACCCAGGGCCCCTCCTTCGAGTAG
- a CDS encoding superoxide dismutase — MAIYTLPELPYEYSALEPVINPQIIELHHDKHHAAYVTGANNTLEQLEEARDKENWGALNGLEKNLAFHLSGHILHSIYWHNMASPKTGDGGGVPDEKDGLGDLPAAITESFGSFAAFKKQLTFAASATQGSGWGVLAYEPISGRLIVEQVYDHQGNVGQASVPVLVFDAWEHAFYLQYKNQKVDFIEAMWNVVNWQDVAKRYADAKANTPLLIPAGTA, encoded by the coding sequence ATGGCCATTTACACGCTTCCTGAGCTTCCGTACGAGTACTCGGCGCTGGAGCCGGTGATCAACCCGCAGATCATCGAGCTGCACCACGACAAGCACCACGCGGCGTACGTGACGGGCGCCAACAACACGCTGGAGCAGCTGGAGGAGGCGCGCGACAAGGAGAACTGGGGCGCGCTCAACGGCCTGGAGAAGAACCTCGCGTTCCACCTCTCCGGCCACATCCTGCACAGCATCTACTGGCACAACATGGCCAGCCCCAAGACCGGCGACGGCGGCGGCGTGCCGGACGAGAAGGACGGCCTGGGCGACCTCCCGGCCGCGATCACCGAGTCCTTCGGCTCCTTCGCCGCCTTCAAGAAGCAGCTGACCTTCGCCGCCTCCGCGACGCAGGGCTCCGGCTGGGGCGTCCTCGCGTACGAGCCCATCAGCGGCCGCCTCATCGTCGAGCAGGTCTACGACCACCAGGGCAACGTGGGCCAGGCCTCCGTGCCGGTCCTGGTGTTCGACGCCTGGGAGCACGCCTTCTACCTGCAGTACAAGAACCAGAAGGTGGACTTCATCGAGGCCATGTGGAACGTCGTCAACTGGCAGGACGTGGCCAAGCGCTACGCCGACGCCAAGGCGAACACCCCGCTGCTGATCCCGGCCGGCACGGCCTGA
- a CDS encoding amino acid permease yields MSQSTLTPSEQQAPPQADAGSPLGNGLKQRHLSMIALGGVIGAGLFVGSGAGIAAAGPSIVLAYAASGLLVMFVMRMLGEMSAANPASGSFSVHAERAIGPWAGFTAGWMFWTLLCVGVAIEAIGAAHIMTGWFPGTPSWMWVLVFMAVFCGSNLAAVSNFGEFEFWFSALKIGAIGLFLGLGVLAVLGLLPGTGSPGAANLLHDGGFLPNGMDGLLVGLLASVVAYGGLETVTIAAAESENPVKGVAKAVRTTMWRIAIVYVGSMLVIVTLLPWNDPAVTADGPYAATLDRLGIPAAGEIMNVVILIALLSAMNANIYGSSRMAYSLVSRGQGPKALGRVTGRVPRRAVLASSGFGFVTVLLSYWYPDTLFAWLLNMVGGVILIVWGFIAVSQFVLRRRTEREAPGLLGVRMWGFPYLTWVALAAVAGVLVLMALGEDTRVQVFFTGGLTLALAATGYAMQRRAAARAAA; encoded by the coding sequence ATGAGCCAGAGCACCCTCACCCCCTCCGAGCAGCAGGCTCCGCCGCAGGCGGACGCCGGTTCCCCGCTCGGCAACGGACTCAAGCAGCGCCACCTCTCGATGATCGCCCTCGGCGGTGTCATCGGCGCCGGCCTCTTCGTCGGCTCCGGTGCCGGCATCGCGGCCGCGGGCCCCTCGATCGTGCTCGCGTACGCCGCGTCCGGGCTGCTCGTGATGTTCGTGATGCGGATGCTCGGCGAGATGTCGGCCGCCAACCCCGCCTCCGGTTCCTTCTCCGTGCACGCGGAGCGGGCGATCGGCCCGTGGGCCGGGTTCACGGCCGGCTGGATGTTCTGGACGCTGCTGTGCGTGGGCGTGGCCATCGAGGCCATCGGCGCGGCGCACATCATGACCGGCTGGTTCCCGGGCACCCCTTCGTGGATGTGGGTGCTGGTGTTCATGGCCGTCTTCTGCGGCTCCAACCTGGCGGCGGTGTCGAACTTCGGCGAGTTCGAGTTCTGGTTCTCCGCCCTCAAGATCGGCGCGATCGGCCTCTTCCTGGGTCTGGGCGTCCTGGCCGTGCTGGGCCTGCTGCCCGGCACCGGCTCCCCCGGCGCCGCGAACCTGCTGCACGACGGCGGCTTCCTGCCCAACGGCATGGACGGCCTGCTGGTCGGCCTGCTGGCCTCGGTGGTCGCGTACGGCGGCCTGGAGACGGTGACCATCGCGGCCGCCGAATCCGAGAACCCGGTCAAGGGCGTGGCCAAGGCCGTGCGCACCACCATGTGGCGGATCGCGATCGTCTACGTCGGCTCCATGCTGGTCATCGTCACCCTGCTGCCGTGGAACGACCCGGCTGTGACGGCGGACGGCCCGTACGCGGCCACCCTGGACCGCCTGGGCATCCCCGCGGCCGGCGAGATCATGAACGTGGTCATCCTGATCGCGCTGCTCTCCGCGATGAACGCGAACATCTACGGCTCCTCCCGGATGGCGTACTCCCTCGTCTCCCGCGGCCAGGGCCCCAAGGCCCTGGGCAGGGTCACCGGCCGGGTGCCGCGCCGCGCGGTGCTCGCCTCCTCCGGCTTCGGCTTCGTCACCGTGCTGCTGTCCTACTGGTACCCGGACACGCTGTTCGCCTGGCTGCTGAACATGGTCGGCGGGGTCATCCTCATCGTCTGGGGCTTCATCGCCGTCTCGCAGTTCGTGCTGCGCCGCCGGACCGAGCGCGAGGCCCCCGGGCTGCTCGGCGTGCGCATGTGGGGCTTCCCGTACCTGACCTGGGTGGCGCTGGCCGCGGTGGCCGGGGTGCTGGTGCTGATGGCGCTGGGCGAGGACACCCGGGTGCAGGTGTTCTTCACCGGCGGGCTGACGCTCGCCCTCGCCGCCACCGGCTACGCGATGCAGCGCCGGGCGGCCGCCCGCGCGGCGGCGTAG